From a single Nitrospirota bacterium genomic region:
- a CDS encoding DUF2892 domain-containing protein yields MKKNVGSIERIFRTAAGLGILSLAFIGPQTAWAYLGIIPLITGLTGFCPPYALLGVKTCKSCQ; encoded by the coding sequence ATGAAAAAAAATGTTGGCAGCATAGAAAGGATCTTCAGGACCGCAGCAGGTCTGGGCATTCTTTCCCTGGCATTCATAGGGCCGCAGACCGCGTGGGCTTATCTCGGCATAATTCCCCTGATAACAGGGTTGACCGGTTTCTGCCCTCCCTATGCGTTGCTGGGCGTCAAAACCTGCAAGAGCTGTCAGTAA
- a CDS encoding cobyrinate a,c-diamide synthase → MKPNYPRIIVAGMKGGAGKTTVSLGIIAAWEKQGLSIVPFKKGPDYIDAGWLSSAAEYACFNLDPFLITKEKILSSFVSHYGDADCAVIEGNRGLYDGMDAAGTYSTAELAKTLQAPVILVLDCTKVTRTAAAMLLGMLKFDPKVKISGVVLNQIAGKRHEKVIREAIAKYCKVPVVGAIPKLRGEQLSERHMGLTPFQEHPEVKKAIAACADIAEKYLDLDAIRKIANKAGVRDWGLGIGNTHHSSPITHHGLRIGIIRDSAFQFYYPENFEELQKRGAELVEISALRAKKLPDVDALYIGGGFPETHAIALAKNKNFRNALKAAVEQGLPVYAECGGLMYLGEALVLDRKTYPMAGIFPLRFSLEKKPQAHGYTIVRVAKANPFYKRGTLIRGHEFHYSRVISPVKQSNLQFAFSMERGEGILDGKDGICYKNVLATYTHLHALGCPEWAEGMIQQAVAYQKGRK, encoded by the coding sequence ATGAAACCGAACTATCCACGAATAATCGTTGCAGGCATGAAGGGCGGGGCTGGCAAGACAACAGTCAGCCTGGGCATTATCGCTGCATGGGAAAAGCAGGGCCTGTCAATCGTTCCCTTTAAAAAGGGGCCTGATTATATCGATGCCGGCTGGCTGTCGTCAGCTGCAGAATATGCCTGTTTCAACCTTGACCCGTTTCTGATAACAAAGGAAAAGATCCTCTCGTCCTTTGTCAGTCATTACGGTGATGCTGATTGCGCTGTTATCGAGGGGAACAGGGGCCTGTATGACGGCATGGACGCAGCAGGGACGTACAGCACTGCAGAGCTTGCAAAGACCCTGCAGGCGCCGGTGATCCTGGTGCTCGACTGCACCAAGGTGACACGGACAGCAGCAGCAATGCTCCTTGGCATGCTGAAGTTCGATCCAAAGGTGAAGATCAGCGGCGTGGTTCTGAACCAGATCGCAGGCAAACGGCATGAGAAGGTGATCAGGGAAGCGATCGCCAAATACTGTAAGGTGCCGGTTGTGGGTGCGATACCGAAACTGCGGGGCGAGCAGCTCTCTGAGCGGCATATGGGCCTTACGCCGTTCCAGGAGCATCCAGAGGTCAAAAAGGCCATTGCCGCCTGCGCTGATATTGCGGAGAAATACCTTGATCTTGATGCGATACGGAAAATAGCGAATAAAGCAGGGGTTAGGGATTGGGGATTAGGGATCGGAAATACTCATCACTCATCACCCATTACCCATCACGGCTTGCGTATCGGCATTATCCGTGACTCTGCTTTCCAGTTCTACTACCCTGAGAATTTTGAGGAGCTTCAGAAGCGCGGGGCAGAGCTTGTCGAGATCAGTGCGCTCAGGGCAAAGAAACTGCCTGATGTAGATGCGCTTTATATTGGCGGAGGTTTTCCTGAAACGCATGCTATTGCTCTTGCGAAGAATAAGAACTTCAGGAATGCGCTGAAGGCGGCGGTTGAACAGGGGCTGCCGGTCTATGCCGAATGCGGCGGCCTGATGTATCTTGGCGAAGCACTGGTGCTGGATCGTAAGACCTATCCCATGGCAGGGATCTTCCCTCTCAGGTTCAGTCTCGAAAAAAAGCCCCAGGCACATGGTTACACCATAGTAAGGGTGGCGAAGGCCAATCCTTTTTATAAGAGAGGGACCCTGATCAGGGGACACGAGTTCCATTACTCCCGCGTGATCAGCCCTGTGAAGCAAAGTAACCTGCAGTTTGCATTCAGCATGGAGCGCGGTGAGGGTATTCTGGATGGCAAGGACGGCATCTGTTATAAGAATGTACTGGCAACCTATACACACCTGCATGCTCTGGGCTGTCCTGAATGGGCAGAGGGAATGATACAACAGGCAGTTGCATACCAAAAAGGCAGGAAATAG
- a CDS encoding TusE/DsrC/DsvC family sulfur relay protein, protein MATMDFQGKSIEVDDDGYLLNLDDWTKELADVLASQDGVTLSPAHWEVINFLRDYYKQYQIAPMIKILVKEIGKAMGPEKGNTKYLYELYPGGPAKQACKYAGLPKPTGCV, encoded by the coding sequence ATGGCAACAATGGATTTTCAGGGTAAGTCAATCGAGGTAGATGATGATGGATATCTTCTGAACCTTGATGATTGGACAAAGGAGCTTGCAGATGTTCTTGCAAGCCAGGACGGAGTTACTCTCTCTCCTGCGCACTGGGAAGTTATCAATTTCCTGCGCGATTACTACAAACAGTATCAGATAGCCCCGATGATCAAGATCCTCGTTAAGGAGATCGGCAAGGCTATGGGTCCTGAAAAAGGCAACACCAAGTATCTGTATGAGCTCTATCCGGGCGGTCCTGCAAAGCAGGCATGTAAGTATGCAGGGCTTCCGAAGCCTACAGGCTGCGTATAG
- a CDS encoding RsbRD N-terminal domain-containing protein, translating to MRLKHILSEKKDVILASWFDRILDTYPAETARFLKNQKDRFANPVGQTIHEGIEGIFQELVQGGEVEKVSGFLDAMIRVRAIQEFTAAQAVAFIFFLKSIIREGIKDIPLTSELAEELAALESQIDSLVLIAFDIFMQCREKLYDIKANEMRNMTYRLLQQANLVTEVEGAKQETMFISIPKKEVNT from the coding sequence ATGAGACTGAAGCATATCCTTTCAGAAAAAAAAGACGTTATTCTTGCCTCGTGGTTCGACCGCATTCTCGACACCTATCCTGCCGAGACTGCCAGGTTCCTTAAGAACCAGAAGGACAGATTTGCCAATCCGGTAGGTCAGACCATCCATGAGGGGATAGAGGGTATTTTTCAGGAGCTTGTCCAGGGCGGCGAGGTCGAAAAGGTCTCAGGGTTCCTTGATGCCATGATCAGAGTAAGGGCGATCCAGGAATTTACTGCGGCCCAGGCAGTGGCATTCATCTTCTTTCTCAAGAGCATTATCAGGGAGGGGATCAAAGATATCCCCCTTACGTCAGAACTTGCCGAAGAACTCGCAGCCCTCGAATCACAGATCGATTCCCTTGTCCTTATCGCCTTTGATATCTTCATGCAGTGCCGCGAAAAGCTCTACGACATCAAGGCGAACGAGATGAGGAACATGACCTACCGGCTCCTCCAGCAGGCGAATCTGGTCACCGAGGTCGAGGGGGCGAAGCAGGAAACCATGTTCATTTCAATACCAAAGAAAGAGGTAAACACATGA
- the dsrM gene encoding sulfate reduction electron transfer complex DsrMKJOP subunit DsrM has product MKVVLPFIAVVGLALLALVGVTVAHQVEFFFGVIVPYAAVAVFIFGFMYRVLQWAKSPVPFCIPTTCGQQKTLPWIKHDKLENPVTTLQVVGRMLLEVLVFRSLFRNLKTEMKDGKIVYGSEKLLWLAGLAFHWTFFFIFARHFRFFFQDVPTLLRMMEGVDSFFQVGAPLFYMTDAVILGAVTFLIFRRVYLPQIRYISLASDFFPLFLILGIALSGILMRYIFKVHIVAVKQFAMGLVSLSPVIPQGIGAIFYVHLFLICTLLIYFPFSKLMHMGGVFLSPTRNMANDSRMVRHINPWNYPVHVHTYEEYEDDFREKMKKAGLPVEKE; this is encoded by the coding sequence ATGAAAGTTGTATTGCCCTTCATTGCAGTTGTGGGACTCGCGCTGCTTGCATTGGTCGGGGTGACAGTGGCACATCAGGTGGAATTCTTCTTCGGGGTCATAGTTCCCTATGCAGCGGTTGCGGTCTTCATTTTCGGGTTCATGTACCGCGTTCTGCAGTGGGCGAAGTCACCGGTGCCATTCTGTATTCCGACTACCTGCGGGCAGCAAAAGACGCTTCCGTGGATCAAACATGACAAACTTGAGAACCCTGTGACGACCCTGCAGGTTGTCGGCAGGATGCTTCTTGAAGTGCTTGTCTTCCGTTCTCTCTTCAGGAACCTGAAGACAGAGATGAAGGATGGCAAGATCGTTTACGGTTCCGAGAAATTGCTCTGGCTCGCAGGCCTGGCATTTCACTGGACATTCTTTTTTATTTTTGCAAGGCACTTCCGCTTCTTTTTTCAGGATGTGCCGACGCTCCTCAGAATGATGGAAGGAGTGGACAGCTTTTTCCAGGTTGGAGCCCCGCTCTTCTATATGACTGATGCCGTGATCCTCGGTGCAGTGACGTTCCTCATCTTCCGGAGGGTCTATCTGCCGCAGATCAGGTACATTTCCCTTGCATCTGATTTTTTCCCGCTCTTCCTTATTCTCGGCATTGCGCTGTCAGGCATTCTTATGAGATATATCTTTAAAGTGCATATTGTCGCCGTGAAGCAGTTTGCCATGGGCCTGGTCAGCCTGAGTCCGGTCATACCTCAGGGGATAGGAGCCATATTCTATGTACATCTCTTTCTGATCTGTACGCTTCTGATCTATTTCCCGTTCAGCAAGCTGATGCATATGGGAGGGGTATTCCTGAGCCCGACAAGGAATATGGCGAATGACAGCAGAATGGTCCGGCATATCAACCCCTGGAACTATCCCGTCCATGTCCATACGTATGAAGAATATGAAGACGACTTCAGGGAGAAGATGAAGAAGGCCGGGCTGCCGGTCGAAAAGGAGTAG
- a CDS encoding (Fe-S)-binding protein — MAKLPTPEELLKIHYNPPQDENWMDKPAELKQGNICWGAKGKNLKIVEFPNARDWSPVEEDWKLPQDWEGTVLEAMADRLSKYRSFKIFMDICVRCGACADKCHFFIGGGDPKNMPVLRAELMRSVYRKYFTNSGKYLGKLAGARELDLGVLKEWWYYFYQCTECRRCSVFCPYGIDTAEITMMAREFTNLLGLNTDWISGPVANCYMKGNHLGLEPHAIMNSVEGMVDDIETITGIRINPSFNRKGAEILFVTPSGDLFADPGTFTAMGYMMLFHELGLDYTWSTYASEGGNFGLFTSNEMAKRLNSKIYAEAKRLGVKYIIGGECGHMWRVLNQYMDTWNGPADFMEVPKSPITGTVFDNAASTKMIHVTEFTADLIKNGKLKLDPTRNDDLVVTYHDSCNTARGMGLLEEPRYIINNVCNKFHEMPDNTIRERTFCCGSGTGLNASENMELRMRGGLPRANAVKHVTEKYGVNTLANICAIDRATLSASMDYWVPGTRVAGVHELVANAMIMTGEKERETNLRGEPLPGKGGNE, encoded by the coding sequence ATGGCAAAACTTCCAACACCAGAAGAACTCTTAAAGATTCATTACAACCCTCCCCAGGATGAAAACTGGATGGATAAGCCGGCAGAGCTGAAGCAGGGCAATATCTGCTGGGGAGCAAAAGGAAAGAACCTCAAGATCGTTGAATTCCCCAATGCGCGTGACTGGTCTCCTGTTGAGGAGGACTGGAAGCTGCCGCAGGACTGGGAAGGAACGGTCCTTGAGGCAATGGCTGACAGACTTTCCAAATACCGTTCGTTCAAGATATTCATGGACATATGCGTCAGGTGCGGGGCCTGCGCAGACAAGTGTCATTTTTTTATCGGCGGCGGCGATCCCAAGAATATGCCTGTTCTGAGAGCCGAGCTGATGCGGTCTGTGTACAGAAAGTATTTTACGAACTCGGGCAAGTACCTCGGCAAACTGGCTGGCGCCCGTGAGCTTGACCTTGGTGTTCTGAAGGAGTGGTGGTACTACTTCTATCAGTGCACAGAGTGCAGGCGCTGCTCGGTCTTCTGCCCGTACGGCATAGACACGGCCGAGATCACGATGATGGCAAGGGAATTCACCAATCTCCTCGGCCTGAACACGGACTGGATATCCGGACCGGTCGCAAATTGCTACATGAAGGGCAACCACCTCGGCCTTGAGCCGCATGCCATCATGAACAGCGTTGAAGGCATGGTCGACGACATCGAGACCATCACCGGCATCAGGATCAATCCTTCGTTCAACAGAAAGGGCGCAGAGATCCTTTTTGTGACCCCGTCGGGTGATCTCTTCGCAGACCCCGGCACATTCACTGCCATGGGATATATGATGCTCTTCCACGAATTAGGGCTTGATTACACCTGGTCAACCTATGCATCCGAAGGCGGCAATTTCGGTTTGTTCACTTCGAACGAAATGGCCAAGAGGCTGAACTCGAAGATCTACGCCGAGGCCAAAAGGCTTGGCGTGAAATATATCATCGGCGGAGAATGCGGCCATATGTGGAGGGTCCTGAACCAGTACATGGATACCTGGAACGGGCCGGCTGACTTTATGGAAGTGCCGAAGTCCCCTATCACCGGGACGGTCTTTGATAACGCTGCCTCGACCAAGATGATCCATGTCACCGAGTTTACGGCTGACCTTATCAAGAACGGCAAACTGAAACTTGATCCGACCCGAAACGACGATCTTGTTGTAACGTACCATGACTCCTGCAATACGGCCAGGGGTATGGGTCTTCTTGAGGAGCCGCGCTATATCATTAACAACGTATGCAACAAGTTCCATGAGATGCCTGATAATACGATCAGGGAGCGGACATTCTGCTGCGGCAGCGGAACCGGCCTGAATGCCAGCGAGAATATGGAGCTGAGGATGCGCGGCGGCCTGCCAAGGGCGAATGCCGTGAAGCATGTTACCGAAAAATATGGTGTGAATACGCTTGCAAATATCTGCGCCATTGACCGGGCAACGCTCTCTGCTTCCATGGACTACTGGGTCCCGGGAACACGGGTTGCCGGTGTGCATGAGCTTGTGGCGAATGCCATGATCATGACAGGAGAGAAGGAGAGGGAGACGAACCTGCGCGGCGAACCGCTCCCCGGGAAGGGAGGTAACGAATAA
- the dsrJ gene encoding sulfate reduction electron transfer complex DsrMKJOP subunit DsrJ: protein MYNSGKIIAGLAVFFILAALPFLLNLGKANAKIEPSINTPEINAMPVKQCVESKEFMRAEHMQLLNDWRDEVVRNGNRIYTSRSNGKQYAISLQNTCMKCHSNKKEFCDKCHNYMAVKPYCWSCHIAPKEEKS from the coding sequence ATGTACAATTCCGGAAAGATCATAGCAGGGCTTGCAGTCTTCTTTATCCTGGCTGCATTACCGTTCCTGCTGAACCTCGGAAAGGCAAACGCGAAGATCGAACCGAGCATTAACACGCCGGAGATAAACGCCATGCCGGTGAAGCAGTGCGTAGAGAGCAAGGAGTTCATGAGGGCAGAGCATATGCAGCTTCTGAACGACTGGCGGGACGAGGTCGTCCGCAACGGCAACCGGATCTATACCAGCAGGTCTAACGGTAAACAGTATGCCATCAGTCTCCAGAATACCTGCATGAAATGTCACTCGAACAAAAAAGAGTTCTGCGACAAGTGTCATAACTACATGGCCGTGAAACCCTATTGCTGGAGCTGCCATATCGCACCGAAGGAGGAAAAGTCATGA